A region of the Myxococcus stipitatus DSM 14675 genome:
TCTTGCCGCCTCCGAGGTCGAATGCCATGGCGAGCTCCTACTTGCGCTGCTTGTCGATGACTTGCAGGTTGATGCCCGGGAAGCCCAGGTCCTGCATGCTCTTGAAGACGCCGCGCACCTCGGAGTAGCGCACGCCCCGGTCCGCCTTCAGCACCACCGGCGAGTCGGGCTTCTTGGCGCGCAGGGCCTTCAGCTCGGACAAGAGCGCCTCGCGCTTGAGCTCCTTGCGGTCCATGAAGATGGCCCCGTTCGCCGCCAGGCTCACCGTGGTGGGCTCCAGCTCCTTGTTCTCCTTGTCGGGGTTCGTCGCGGCGGGCAGCTCCACGGACGCGCCGGACTCGATTTGCGGCGTGACGACCATGAAGATGATGAGGAGGACGAGCACCACGTCGACCAGCGGCGTGACGTTCATCTCCGGGGTGATGCTGCTACGCCGGGCGGACATCGAGCCCCTCCCGGCGCGCCACCGTCTCCGGACCCGTGGCCACCGCGCCGTTGTTCGTGCTGGAGCGCTTGTCGGTGACCATGTCCTCCAGATGGTCCATCAGCTCGCTGCGGGCGTTGTCCAGCGAGAGCTGGAGCGCGTCCGCGCGGGTGGACAGGAAGTTGAACATCAGCACCGCGGGGATGGCGACCAGCAAGCCCAGCGCGGTGACGACGAGCGCCTCCGCGATGCCGCTGGACACCGCGCCCAGGCCGCCGGAGCCCTCCTTGGCGATGCCGGCGAAGGCCTCGATGATGCCGACCACCGTGCCCAGCAGACCCACGAACGGCGCCACCGAGCCCACCGTCGCGAGCACGGACATGCCGCGCCGCACGTCGGCGCTGACGCGCTCGTTGATGCGCACCAGCTCGCGGCGGGTGAGCTCCACCGGGCCCAGCTTGCCCGCGGGCAGCTTCGACTTGGCGAGGAACGTCTTCATGCCCCCGCCCAGCAGCGTGGCCAGGTGGCTGCCCTTGGTGCCCTCCGCTTCCTTCACCAGCGCGTCGTGCTGGTGCTGCATCAACAGTTGCCCCGCCCGAGCGGCGAAGGCGCGCGACGTGGCGCGGGAGCGGAAGAAGACGAACAGACGCTCGAAGAACACCGCCAGGGACGCGACGGCGAAGAGCATCAGCGTCCAGGCGATGCCCAGGGCGAACACGCCCATGTGGTTGTAGATGTCCCTGAGATTGAAGTTCATGACGAAGTGCTCCTGGGGGGCAGGGCGGGTGAGTCCAACGAGCTACGACTTGAGACGGAAAGGAACCTTGAAGATGCGGAACACGGCGGTGGGGCGGCCCTCGACGACGGCGGGCTTGAAGCGCCACGAGCGCACGGCCGCGAGCGCCGCGCTGGCGAAGGGCTCATCGCCACGCATCACCTTGAGCTGCGTGACGCGGCCGTCCGCCTCGACGACACCCTTGAGGATGACCATGCCCTCCAGCCCCTTGGAGCGGGCCTCGGAGGGGTAGTCGGGGATGAGGTTGGACTCGAGCGGCTCCGGCGGCGTGGCCGACTCGGGAAGGTTGATGGGCGCCGCGCGGCCACCACCGCCCACGAGCGCTTCACCGCTGCCCGTGCCACCCACCACGCCCCCGGGCACCAGCGCGCCCGTGCCACCGACGGCGATGGGGGCCGCGGCGACAGTCTCCGTCGCGGCCTCGGGCGGCTTCTCGAGCGGCACCGCCTGCGGGGCGACGATGGGCGCGGGCGCGACGACGGGCGCCGCGGGAGGCGGCGCCTTGGCGAGCGCGGGAGGCGCGGCCTTGGGCAACAGCTTGGGCTTGGGCGGAGGCGGCGGAGGAGGAGGCGGGGGCTTCACCTCGACGACGGGAGGCGGGGGCGGACGGAAGACGACGTCCGTCCCCTTCTTCTCCTGGATGACCTCGCGCACCTTGCTCGCGGCGGAGACGGCGACGACTCCGATGAGGACGAAGACGCCGACGGAGGCCGTGGTGGAGAGCGCGAATCTCCGTGCTGCCTGGACATCGGTGGCGCTGTCGAACGTTTCAAACATGGCTGACGCCGCATATAGCGGCGCCATGTTTCAGGGGTGTCCGGTCCCCGTGACACTTTGCGGCCAGGAAGATGACGGATGCGTCACGGTGACTGCATGCCACGCAGCGTGCGCGGCAGACGCGCCAGAGTGCCACCCGGTGTCATGGCGCGAGGCGCACCCTGCAGGCGGACCTGCCACAACATGGCGATCAGCAGCGCCGAGTAGACGAGCGTGAACGGGCGCAGCATCAGCACCTCGCGTGACAGCTCCGTTCCCAACGTCGAGTCGGACACCCCGATGCCCACGAAGGCAATCATCGCGACGAGGGAGAGGTTGAAGCGGGAGCGTCCCTCCGCGGCGGCCCGCACCAGCGGCCAGGCGAGCACGAAGTTCGCGCGCCAGGCCAGCGGTGACAGCAGCGTCACGCCCAGGCAGCACAGCGCGAGCAGGTCCGCGGGCCCGGGCCGGACCCACACCAGCGCGGCCAGGAACACCGAGATGGCGATGAGCTGGGCCAGGGTGATGGCGAAGGAGGACGGCGTGCCGCCCGCGGACGCCGGCTCGATGAACGGGAGGATGAGGGTGGGCAGGCCCTGCGCGTTGGACTGGAGCACCCACGGCGGCGTGGTGCGGGCCAGCGTCTCGCTCCAGAGCTGGAACTGGACCAGGGCGCCATCCCACCCATAGCGGGCGAGCGTGGGCAGCGAGAGCACGATGCCGAAGACCGCGGTGGCGCCGATGACGCGCCAGTGCCTGCGCCACAGGAAGAAGAGGCCCACGAACGCGGCGGGGGGCTTGAGCAGGAACGCGAGCGCGAACGCCGCGCCTGGACGCCACACCTGGCCTCGCTCGGCGCCCGTCGCCGCGAGGACCACGAGCAGGAGCATGACGACGTCGACCTGGCCGTAGAACAGCTCGAAGGTGAGCGCGGGCAGGAGGGCGATGGTGGCGAGCGGCGGGCCCCAGTCCCACGGCGTGGCTTCACCCGGGCCATGCGGCGCGCGGCGGGTGAGGCGGGCCACGGCGATGAGCGCGAGGATGGAGCCGACGTTCCACAGCGCGACGGCGAGGCGCGCGGGCAGCAAGGAGAAGGGGATGAAGAGGGGCGCGGTGATGGGCGCGTACTTGAACGGCATGGTGCCGTCGGAGATGCGGTAGAGGTCCGTGCCTTCGATGAAGCGCTCGGCGGCGGTGAGGTAGACGCGGAAGTCCGCGCCTCGCCTGGGGTGCTGGCCGACGGCGACGGCGGCCACCAGCAGCACCGCGAGGACCAGCCACCAGAGCCAGCGGGCTGACTTCGTGGAGAGGTCGTTCGCGGGGGCGGAGGCCTCGCTCAAGACACTCGCGGACTGGGACGAGCTCGTCACGGGGTCAGGCTCCGGCGTTCGAGGTGGGAGTGAGTCGGCAATAGCGGGGGCGGGCCAGGAAATCGGCGGGGCCCCGAGGCGTCGGCGGTCATCGGAGAGACAGGCTGGGTGGGGGAGGTGTTCACCATTTCACGGCGAAGCCCTGCCCGGCAACGGCCTCTGTGTGGCGGCCGGCTCGGGGGAGGCGCCTGTGGGTTTCACTCGCCTGCTTGTGCGACGGGCGCGCTAGAGGCCGTAGGTCTCCAGCAATCGCAGCCACACCTCGCTCATGGTGGGAAACGAAGGCACGGCGTGCCAGAGCGTATCGAGGGAGACCTCGCCCGCCACGGCGATGGTGGCCGCGTGCAGCATCTCCCCCACCTCGGGACCGACGAAGGTGGCGCCCAGGACGACGCGGCGCTTTTCATCCACCACCAGCTTGGTGATGCCGCCCAGGTTCTCGCCGAAGAGGACCGTGCCCGTCACCTTCCCCAGGTCATACTCCACGGTGCGCACGGGCAGCCCCGCGTCACGGGCCTGGGCCTCCGTGAGCCCCACGCTGGCCACCTGCGGGTGCGTGAAGATGACTTGAGGCGTGGCCTTCGAGTCCGCCCACGCGCTCGCCTTCTTGCCCGCGATGACGTCGCCGACGAGCCGCGCCTGGTACTTGCCCATGTGGGTCAGGAGGTTGCGCCCGTTCACGTCGCCGCACGCGTAGAGCCACCCGCCCTCCACACCCTTCGCCCGGAGCTGGTCGTCCACCCGCACCGCCTCGCCGGGCTTCAGGCCCACCGTCTCCAGCCCCAGCGCATCCGTGTGCGCCACGCGGCCCATGCCCACCAGCAGCGCGTCCGCGCGGCGCTCCGCTCCCGTGGAGAGCTTCACCGTCACCTCGCCGTCGCCTCCGGGGCGCTGGACGCTCGTGGCCTCGGTGTCGAGGAGCACCGTGACGCCGCTCTCGCGCAGCGCCTGGGCGACGCGCTCACCGACGAAGGGCTCGAAGCGGGAGAGCAGCGAAGGGCCGCGCACCACCAGCGTCACCTCCGAGCCCAGCGAGCGCCACGCCTGCGCCAGCTCCACCGCCACCACGCCCCCGCCCAGCACCAGCAGCCGTCGAGGCACCTGCCGCGCGCCCGTGCCCTCGCGGTTGTCCCACGGCCTGGCTTCACGCAGCCCCGGGATGTCCGGGATGCGAGGCCGGCTGCCCGTGGCCAGCACCACCGCGCGGCGCGCCTCCAGCTCGCGTGTCGCGCCGTCCTTGCTCTCCACGCGGACCTTGCGCGGGCCGGCGAGCTTGCCGTGTCCGCGGACCACCGTCAGCTTCGCGCGCTCGGCCCACTTCGCCTGCGAGTCGTCGTGGTAGTGATTCACCAGCGCGTCCCGATGCTCCAGCACCGCGCTGGCGACCAGGGGGCCCTTGATGGCCTCGCGTGAGCCGGGGACTTGTTTCACCAGCCAGAGGGCCTCCGCGGGACGCAGCAGCGCCTTGCTGGGGATGCAGGCCCAGTACGAGCACTCACCGCCCAACAGCTCGTGCTCCACCAGCGCCACGGACAGGCCCGCCGCGGCGGCGCGAGCCCCCGCGTTCTCCCCCGTGGGTCCGCCTCCGACCACCACCACATCGAAGACATCCGCCATGTGTTTGCCCTCGCACCTTGATGCGTACGCAGGGGAGGGCTCGCGGGCCATCCCACCCGGGTCTGCCCGTCGGCTGGTGGAAAGACGGCGTGGCCACCAGCGGACATCGCTGCTGTCCCCAGGGAGGAACGCGCGCATGGGCTGTCGCCCAGGTGACGGTGCGCTGCCCCGTGAGGGGGCGCGGTCATCCACCGTGAGACATCGACGGTGTCAGGTCCCAGAAGTCCTCCGCGTCCGCGTCCGCCGTGGAACGCGGGCAGGCGCGGCGCGCCGTCCGGACCACGCGATGTGAACGAGATGAGAGCTCGTGCCGGAGACTCCGCGCGCGGCGGGAGGTGTGTCATGGGGACTGTCACGAACGGTGTCTGGGGTCGCTTCGCGTCGCGCCTGTCTCTCGAACGCTGAGCTCCTTCCTCACGGAGGGCGCTCGAGACGGAGCCGCACGCGAGTCGCTGTTCACCGTGCACTGTGGCCCGGCGTACCCGCCGGGAAATCTTCGTCCATTCATGTCTTCTTCCAGGAATCGTCGTTCCCGCCCGGGGTCGTCGTTCGAACCCGTCTCCGCGCGGCATCTGCGTGTGCAGTCCACGTTGTTCCAAGATGTCTCCCTCCTCTTCCGGGACGCGCTGTCCGACCCGAGGCTCGAAGGCGTCCGACTGGCGTCATTCGAGCTGACGCCGGATGGCCGGCTCATCCACCTGGGCTACACCCTCGCCTCGGAGTCCGCGTCGAGCCCGCGCGAAGTCCAGGAGACGCTGGTCCGCGCCAGTGGCTACCTGCGCTCGCAGCTCGCGCAGCACCTGGACCTCAAGCGGGTGCCTCAGCTTCGCTTCACCTTCCTGGGGCTCGCCCTGGACGGTGGCGAGGAAGGAGGTGCGCGATGAGTCCTCGACTCCTCCCCGCGGAGCCGGGCGCCGTGCCCATCCTCGTCTGGGCGCGAAGGTCTCCTCCTGGCGCGGAGCAGCAGCTCCGGCACCTCGCCGCGCAGCCGTATGTCGTCGAGCACGTGGCCGCGATGCCGGACCTCCACGTCTCCGAGGGCATCGCGGTGGGCACCGTCTTCGCCACCGAGCACCATGTCGTGCCCGGCGCGCTGGGCGGGGACCTGGGCTGCGGCGTGAGCGCGTACCGCTTCGAGTCCCCCGCCGCCTCGCTGGGCCCCGACGTGCTGCGCGAGCTGCTCGAGCGGCTGGCCCAGGTCATCCCCGTGGGTGACGCCACGCACCGAGGCCGGGGGCTCGCGCTTCCTCCCGAGCTGGAGGCCCCGCCGCTGTCCACCCAGAAGCTGCGCCACGCGTGGGAGCGGCTCGCGCCGCGACACCTGGGCACGCTGGGCGGAGGCAACCACTTCCTCGAGCTGGACCGGGACGCGGTGGGAGACCTCTGGCTGCTCGTGCACTCCGGCTCGCGCGGCGTGGGCGCGGCCATCTCCGACCATCATCAGCGCGTGGCTCGGGCGCTGGGGGAGGGCAGCCTGCCCGGTCTCCGGCTGGACACTCCGGAGGGGGCCGCCTGCCTCGCGGACCTGGAGCTCGCCTGTCGCTTCGCCCGCGCCAACCGCGACACGCTGGCGGCCAGGGCCTTGTCCGTCCTCGCTCCGACACTGGAGGTGGCGCCCGACGCGGCGTCGACCGTGGATGTCCACCACAACCACGTGTCCAGGGAGTGGCACTTCGGCCGGCCGCTCTGGGTGCATCGCAAGGGGGCCATGGGCCTGGAGGCGGGAGCCCGAGGACTCATCCCAGGCTCCATGGGCACCGCCTCCTATGTGGTGGAGGGCCGGGCGGAGCCTCGCGCCTTCCACTCCTGCTCCCACGGCGCCGGCCGCGTCCTCACCCGGCGGGAGGCCCGCGCACGCATCCGCCCCGCCGCGCTGGCCCAGGCGCTGCGTCGCGTGGTGCACGACTCCGGGCGCGCGGCGGCCCTCGTGGAGGAGGCCCCCGCCGCCTACCGCGACATCGTGGAGGTGCTCGAGGACGAGGCGGACCTCGTCACCCCTGTACGGCGGCTGACACCCATGGCCGTCCTCAAGGGCTGAGGCTCAGTGGTGCCCCCCGGAGGGCCTAGTTCACCCGTGGTGGAATTCAGAAGCACCACGGGCGGCTCTTCGGGGGGTGATCCACGAGAAGCGCACGACCTGCGTCAGAGTGGGTTCCCGAGTTCGTGCAGATGCCGTAGAATCGGCCGCCAGAAGTACACGTGCGAACCTGCTGGGGCGTCGTCTAATGGCAGGACATCAGACTTTGACTCTGAGTATCAAGGTTCGAATCCTTGCGCCCCAGTCAATCCGCTCCGGGGGGACGCGGTAGCCAGCGCGTCCGTCCGCGTGCATGAAGGACGGTGGCCCGATGCCGCAGAAGACGCTCCTGCTGGTCTCCGTGGGAAGCCAAACGGCCCCGCTGTTGAAAGACCTCCAGGATCCGCTGGCTGCGCAGATGGGGACTGCTTCGGTGTCGTCGAAGACGGTACTTCCCACTCCGGCCTATGCCTTCAACAAGGACCGCGCCCAGTACCACTGCAACGCCATCATGCGGCGGCTGACGCCGATGATGGAGCCGGGGCAGCACATGGTGCTGGGGCTGACGGACGTGGACCTCTTCGTCCCGGACTCGCCGTTCGTCCTGGGAGAGGCGGACCGGGAGTCTCGCACGGCGGTGGTGAGTGTGTTCCGGCTGCGCCAGGGCGCGGACGGAGAGCACCTGCGCCGGCGAATCCAGGTGGAGGTCGTCCACCAGGCCGGCCACCTCCTGGGTCTGTCCTACTGCGAGGACCCTCGGTGCGTGATGTTCTTCGCGCAGTCCCCCCAGGACTGTGACCGCAAGCAACTCTCGCTCTGCAACCAGTGCCGCAACGAGCTCATCAAGCTCAACCGGTGAGTGAGGCCGGCGGGCGGGCCTCCCGCCCGAGCCTCCTTGAATGCTTCCGGATGCGTTGACGTCCGAGTCTCCGCGCCCTGTACTGCGGGCCATTTCAACCGGGCCGGAGACGTGGAGCTAGCACCTGTGAAGATGGGCACTCGGTGGTTTGTCGGTGGGATTCTGGCGGTGGGGCTCTTGAGTGGTTGCGAGCCGCTCGACGATGACGGCGGCGGCGGTGGCACGGGCGGAGTCCTCTTCCGCCAGGGCTTCGCCTTCGTGCGCGAGGACGACCGCAACGTCTACGTGGTGGACAACCAGGGCGACCCGAACACTCCGCAGCGGCTCACCTCGGTGGGCGGGGCCTACTGGCCCTCGCTGTCGCGCGACGGCCGGAGCATCGTCTTCGTCCAGCGCGGCGCCTCGGGCACCTCGCTGCTGACGGTTCCCTCCACGGGCGGCACCGTGGCCACGTTGTTCAGCGCGAACGACCCGGCGTGCCCGCGCGGCTGCTCCAACTTCCGCACGCCCGCGTTCAGCCCGGATGGCCGCAGCGTCGTCTTCGTCTACACCGCGGGCAACAACTCCCAGACGGCGCTGGGCCGGGTGAACACGGACGGCAGCGGCTTCCAGGAGCTCACGCCCAACAACGTCATCGCCTACGGCGCGCCGTCCTTCATGCCCAACGGCACCGCGGTGGTGGCGCCCGCGGGCACCAGCGCGCAGCAGTTCAACCAGGTGGCGTTCATCCCGCTGACGTCCGGGAGCATCGTCTACACGACGGGCCTGGGTGAGGTGTCCACCGTCGCCAACCGCATCGCCGTGTCGCCGGATGGCACCCAGGTGGTGCTGGACGGGCGTGGCTCTTCTGGCGGCGTGCGCACGTATGTCGCGCCGCTGTCGAACGGCCGCGTCGGCATGGTGCGCCGCGTGACGAACTACGGTGGCGTGAGCGCGCAGGAGACTTGGCCTGTGTGGACGAGCACGACCCAGGTCGGCTTCCTCTTCGTGGACGCGGGCGGCGGAGACCCGGGCATCTACCGGGCCACGGTGGGTGTTGCCCCGTCGAACTCCGTGACGCTCGCGGTGCCCAGCGCCGCCGAGCCCACGTACGGCCCGGTGTCGTAGTCCGCTGAATCCCGCGTCGCCCCTGGCCTCCGCGCATGCCCAGGGGCGATGCTGTCCTTGTTGTCGCCGGAGGCTTCCATGTCCCTCTTCGATGCCGTGCTCGCCGCTGACCGTGCGTCCCTGGAGTCCCAGCTGGACTCGGGCGCGGACCCCAACCCGTTCGACGCGGAGGGGCAGACGCCGCTGATGGTGGCCGCGCGCGAGGGCCATGACGAACTCGTGGGGCTGCTGTTGGACGCGGGCGCGGACCCGTCGCTCACGAACGCCGTCGGTGAGTCCGCCATCATCCTGGCCGCCGCGCATGGCCACGAGGAGTGCGTGCGTCTGCTGGCGGGCTCCGCGACGGATGAAGAGGCGGCCATGGTGCGCGCGCTGATGGACGCGAACACGTCGGGCTCCCGGTCCACGCCTCCCGCGCCTCCTCCGGATGACCTCCGCCACAAGCTGGCGTCGGCGGCGGCCTACGTGGCGGGCAAGCTGGGCGATGACGGCCCGGCGAAGCGGCTGGAGCGACTGCTGCGCGCGAGCAAACCTCGCAAGCCCTGAGCGCGTCTGACGCCAGACAGTCGTGACGTTCACCACCTTCCAGGCATGAGGTGAGTGCCACCACGCGCGAGGCTTCGCGTTTACCTTGAAGGGCTGTCAGCCGGTCGTCGGGCCGCGAGGTGGGGTGGGGCGCCGCGTCTTCAGGGGGAGACAGGCGCATGCTGGCCAGACGACAGGTCCCTTGTGGGGTTCCGCATGGAGACACTCGAGCCGAAGTTGGTCCAGGGGGTGACCATCCAAGGCCTCTTCGATATCGCGCTCAAGGAGCGCCTGTCGGAGGGCGCCTGGCGCGCGTTGTCGGCGGGAGGACTGGACCGCTCTCGTCCCGTCCGGCCGACGTACCCGGTGGCCACGTGGCTGCGCTGGCAGAACATCGTGCTGCGCGACTTGTGGCCGGACGCGCCGCTCGACGAGGCCTGGCGTCGGCTGGGGCACACGGTGATGGAGGGCCTGCTCGCGACGGTGCTGGGGCGGATGCTGGGCGTGGGGGCGCGCGCCTTGGGGCCGCAGTTCGCCCTGGCCAAGCTGGACCATGCGTTTCCGGGCACCGGCAACTACATCCGCTCGCATGTGAGGCCCGTCGCGCCGTGCCGCGCGGAGCTGTGGCTCAGCGACCTGAATGACAGGCCCACGTACTACGTGGGCGTGCTGGAGGCGGTGCTCCTCTTGGCCGGTGCCACCTCGCCTCGCTGCACGCTGCTGTGCCGCGAGGGGGACTCCGGCACCTACCTGCTGGAGTGGTCCGTGTGAAACGAGACGCGGCCCCACGGAAGGTCCGAGGGGCCGCGCGGTGCTGCATGCTCCGAGAGGGCTACTCCGGCTTGGCGCTCAGCGTCGCGCCGGGCGTCACGCCCCCCGCGCCACCGCCGCGAACCTCCATCGCGTCGGCGACCAGCTCGCTGATGTCCTTGATCTTGATGTTCCCCTCGCGGCCGGTGTCGTTGACCGCGTCGCCGAGCATCGTGGAGCAGAACGGGCACGCCACCGCGACGATGCCGGTGCCGCCCTTCTCCTTGTAGTCGCCCACCTGGCCCGGCTTCTTCTTGTCCGCCGCGTCGGGGTACGGGGTGGTCGGGTCCTCCGCGTGCTTGAGCGTCAGCGCCGCCTCGTTCAACCGGTTGTGGTTGATGCGCGTGCCGATGTGCTCCTCCATCCACATGCGGCCGCCACCGGCGCCGCAGCAGAAGCCCTCACGCTGGCTGCGCTGCATCTCCACCACTTCCAGCCCGGGGATGGCCTTGAGCACTTCGCGAGGCGCGTCGTACAC
Encoded here:
- a CDS encoding ExbD/TolR family protein, with protein sequence MSARRSSITPEMNVTPLVDVVLVLLIIFMVVTPQIESGASVELPAATNPDKENKELEPTTVSLAANGAIFMDRKELKREALLSELKALRAKKPDSPVVLKADRGVRYSEVRGVFKSMQDLGFPGINLQVIDKQRK
- a CDS encoding MotA/TolQ/ExbB proton channel family protein: MNFNLRDIYNHMGVFALGIAWTLMLFAVASLAVFFERLFVFFRSRATSRAFAARAGQLLMQHQHDALVKEAEGTKGSHLATLLGGGMKTFLAKSKLPAGKLGPVELTRRELVRINERVSADVRRGMSVLATVGSVAPFVGLLGTVVGIIEAFAGIAKEGSGGLGAVSSGIAEALVVTALGLLVAIPAVLMFNFLSTRADALQLSLDNARSELMDHLEDMVTDKRSSTNNGAVATGPETVARREGLDVRPA
- a CDS encoding energy transducer TonB; the encoded protein is MFETFDSATDVQAARRFALSTTASVGVFVLIGVVAVSAASKVREVIQEKKGTDVVFRPPPPPVVEVKPPPPPPPPPPKPKLLPKAAPPALAKAPPPAAPVVAPAPIVAPQAVPLEKPPEAATETVAAAPIAVGGTGALVPGGVVGGTGSGEALVGGGGRAAPINLPESATPPEPLESNLIPDYPSEARSKGLEGMVILKGVVEADGRVTQLKVMRGDEPFASAALAAVRSWRFKPAVVEGRPTAVFRIFKVPFRLKS
- a CDS encoding glycosyltransferase family 87 protein, with the protein product MTSSSQSASVLSEASAPANDLSTKSARWLWWLVLAVLLVAAVAVGQHPRRGADFRVYLTAAERFIEGTDLYRISDGTMPFKYAPITAPLFIPFSLLPARLAVALWNVGSILALIAVARLTRRAPHGPGEATPWDWGPPLATIALLPALTFELFYGQVDVVMLLLVVLAATGAERGQVWRPGAAFALAFLLKPPAAFVGLFFLWRRHWRVIGATAVFGIVLSLPTLARYGWDGALVQFQLWSETLARTTPPWVLQSNAQGLPTLILPFIEPASAGGTPSSFAITLAQLIAISVFLAALVWVRPGPADLLALCCLGVTLLSPLAWRANFVLAWPLVRAAAEGRSRFNLSLVAMIAFVGIGVSDSTLGTELSREVLMLRPFTLVYSALLIAMLWQVRLQGAPRAMTPGGTLARLPRTLRGMQSP
- a CDS encoding dihydrolipoyl dehydrogenase family protein: MADVFDVVVVGGGPTGENAGARAAAAGLSVALVEHELLGGECSYWACIPSKALLRPAEALWLVKQVPGSREAIKGPLVASAVLEHRDALVNHYHDDSQAKWAERAKLTVVRGHGKLAGPRKVRVESKDGATRELEARRAVVLATGSRPRIPDIPGLREARPWDNREGTGARQVPRRLLVLGGGVVAVELAQAWRSLGSEVTLVVRGPSLLSRFEPFVGERVAQALRESGVTVLLDTEATSVQRPGGDGEVTVKLSTGAERRADALLVGMGRVAHTDALGLETVGLKPGEAVRVDDQLRAKGVEGGWLYACGDVNGRNLLTHMGKYQARLVGDVIAGKKASAWADSKATPQVIFTHPQVASVGLTEAQARDAGLPVRTVEYDLGKVTGTVLFGENLGGITKLVVDEKRRVVLGATFVGPEVGEMLHAATIAVAGEVSLDTLWHAVPSFPTMSEVWLRLLETYGL
- a CDS encoding ribosome-binding factor A yields the protein MQSTLFQDVSLLFRDALSDPRLEGVRLASFELTPDGRLIHLGYTLASESASSPREVQETLVRASGYLRSQLAQHLDLKRVPQLRFTFLGLALDGGEEGGAR
- a CDS encoding RtcB family protein; protein product: MSPRLLPAEPGAVPILVWARRSPPGAEQQLRHLAAQPYVVEHVAAMPDLHVSEGIAVGTVFATEHHVVPGALGGDLGCGVSAYRFESPAASLGPDVLRELLERLAQVIPVGDATHRGRGLALPPELEAPPLSTQKLRHAWERLAPRHLGTLGGGNHFLELDRDAVGDLWLLVHSGSRGVGAAISDHHQRVARALGEGSLPGLRLDTPEGAACLADLELACRFARANRDTLAARALSVLAPTLEVAPDAASTVDVHHNHVSREWHFGRPLWVHRKGAMGLEAGARGLIPGSMGTASYVVEGRAEPRAFHSCSHGAGRVLTRREARARIRPAALAQALRRVVHDSGRAAALVEEAPAAYRDIVEVLEDEADLVTPVRRLTPMAVLKG
- a CDS encoding non-proteolytic archaemetzincin-like protein; amino-acid sequence: MPQKTLLLVSVGSQTAPLLKDLQDPLAAQMGTASVSSKTVLPTPAYAFNKDRAQYHCNAIMRRLTPMMEPGQHMVLGLTDVDLFVPDSPFVLGEADRESRTAVVSVFRLRQGADGEHLRRRIQVEVVHQAGHLLGLSYCEDPRCVMFFAQSPQDCDRKQLSLCNQCRNELIKLNR
- a CDS encoding TolB family protein; the protein is MGTRWFVGGILAVGLLSGCEPLDDDGGGGGTGGVLFRQGFAFVREDDRNVYVVDNQGDPNTPQRLTSVGGAYWPSLSRDGRSIVFVQRGASGTSLLTVPSTGGTVATLFSANDPACPRGCSNFRTPAFSPDGRSVVFVYTAGNNSQTALGRVNTDGSGFQELTPNNVIAYGAPSFMPNGTAVVAPAGTSAQQFNQVAFIPLTSGSIVYTTGLGEVSTVANRIAVSPDGTQVVLDGRGSSGGVRTYVAPLSNGRVGMVRRVTNYGGVSAQETWPVWTSTTQVGFLFVDAGGGDPGIYRATVGVAPSNSVTLAVPSAAEPTYGPVS
- a CDS encoding ankyrin repeat domain-containing protein, with amino-acid sequence MSLFDAVLAADRASLESQLDSGADPNPFDAEGQTPLMVAAREGHDELVGLLLDAGADPSLTNAVGESAIILAAAHGHEECVRLLAGSATDEEAAMVRALMDANTSGSRSTPPAPPPDDLRHKLASAAAYVAGKLGDDGPAKRLERLLRASKPRKP
- a CDS encoding DUF2378 family protein, translated to METLEPKLVQGVTIQGLFDIALKERLSEGAWRALSAGGLDRSRPVRPTYPVATWLRWQNIVLRDLWPDAPLDEAWRRLGHTVMEGLLATVLGRMLGVGARALGPQFALAKLDHAFPGTGNYIRSHVRPVAPCRAELWLSDLNDRPTYYVGVLEAVLLLAGATSPRCTLLCREGDSGTYLLEWSV